A stretch of DNA from Dokdonia sp. PRO95:
CTTCCTCATTGCCATCGCCATTAAAGTCGTAAACCACGAAATCCATAATAGGAGCTACTTGCAATGCACCCGTGAAAGGTACAAAAGTAAAAATTCCTTTTTCATTTTTTAAATATCCGGAGGTCAGGGTGTTTACTTCAAATCGTTGAGCGGCTCGGAGTGCTTTTTCTCCAAAAATTTGGGATACAGTGTCTCCCGCAAAATCATTATTATTTGCGTATTTCTTTTTAAGAAATACGAGTTGAGCGCCTAGCTCTTGTAGATTTTGAATAGGGTAGTAGTTTCCGTCTTTTGCCGTAGTAACAATAGTTTCTGTTTGCCCGTTATTATCAAAATCTGAGTAATACATTGTCATGGGAAACGCTGTAGATGCCGTAAACTTACTGTTTGTTCCCCAGTTCCCAAGCAGGTAATCCATATCACCATCATGATCTATATCAAAAGGTTGTATGCTTTGCCATAAACCATTAAGAGTGGCGTCTAGCCCTTCTTCTTTTTTAAGAATACCATCTTCATTTTTATAAAAAAGTGGCTGCATCCATTCTCCTATGACAATTAAATCAGTGGCGCCATCAGCATTAAAATCTGTCCATACGGCATCTGTAACCATTCCTATCTCGCCTAGAGGGTTGTCTTGATCCTCTACAAACTTACCTCCGTCATTCTTTAAAAGAAATGATGCTGGAACTTTTCCAAAGTCGCCAGTTACGGCGTGATTACCCACAAAGAGATCCTTGTCTCCATCATTATCATAATCACTTGTGATAATGATTGAGGTGTTAGCTCGTATGCCTGACATCTCCATGGTTAAGGTGTCTGATACTTTTAAATAATAGTTTTCTAAAGCCTCGTTCATTTCGGAAAAATCACCACCTGCTGTACCTACAATAATTTCATTGTTAAGGATAGTAGCTGTCACATCCTCTGTTTTTAAAAGTGATTGTAATGGTTTTGAGTACGCTTTCGCGAAAGCGTTATTTCCTCCAGTATACACAGCCGAAGGTATAAACTTAGAACTGCCGAAATAGATGTCGTCATGACCATCACCATTTATATCGCCAATTGCCGTTGCAGGACCACGGTCAGATATTTGATAAGGAATTAGTTGCTGCCTATTGAAATCTATATACGCATCTTCCTTGTGTATATAGTCTATTCCTAAATTATTTGGTTCTTTAGAAAATAGCGGCTTGCTTTTTATTTGAAGTAAACTATAGTCAAAAGTAGTTGTGTTTTGCGGAGATAAGGACAATGTTTGATTTGTAGGGATATCGTATAACACTTGCTGCTTGTTATCTGGCCAAATAATGCGAAGTGAGTCTATTGAAGTATTCTTTTTAAAACCAAAATGAACAACCGGCTCAGAGGATGCTTGAAATCCTCGGGCAGTATACATTTCCTTGTATTGTAATGTTCCATTTTGATATGCAAAAACCTTAGTGCCTATACCGAGCGAATTAGCTTTAGAATATTTAAACTTTAATTTTAAAAAGGTTGCTGTAGTGTCTGTTTGGTTCACATAAATAGTTGCCTCTTGATTTATGTTATTTACAACAACATCAAGGTCCCCATCATTATCAAGATCTGCCAGCGCAGAAGCACCAGACACCGTAGGTTTTTTGTCAATCCACACTCCAGATTGATCTGTAAAGACGAGATCTTCATTTCCTTGATACACGTAGTTGTGTGAAGCACCATCAGGCATAAGATTAAGAGCTTCGTTATCTAGAAGTCTTGTCTCGTTGAGCCTGTTTTGAATCTTACCGCTAGAAATAAAATTAATAAAATCAAGATTATTAGGTCGTTTTGGGATACCATTTGAAATAAATAAGTCTTGATTGCCATCTTGATTAAAATCTGCAAAGAGGGCACTCCAGCTCCAGTCTGTTGCCGCAACTCCAGAGGAAAGGGCACGTTCTTGAAATTGATATCCCGGCTGATTTACAAATAGCATATTACGGGTAAACTGGTAGTGATACCCAAAACGTTCTGTACGCAGTTTTTGCGTTTGGATATTATCATCACCTTCGGAGGCTTTTAAAACATTCTCGTCTTCTGGTAACATATCGAGTGACATGAGATCAGGGAAACCATCATGGTTAAGATCTGAAGCGTCATTACCCATTGAAAATCTTGAAGTGTGTGGGAATTGTTCTTTTAAGCTTTCGCGAAAGCGTAATCCTCCTTCATTGATATAGTAATAGTCATCCTCATGAAAGTCATTACCTACGTAAATATCTGGATAACCATCCTGATTGAAATCTGCAATAGAAATACCTAGGCCATACCCATTGATACCGCCAAAAATGCCCATTTCTTCACTGACATCTGTAAAGGTATTTCCATCGTTTCTAAGAAGCTTGTCTCCCGTTTTGTCGTTACGTTCTAAACGTAAATTTGCATGACCAAATGAGGATTCTGTATGTACAGCATGGTTGAGTAAATACAGGTCGAGATCACCATCTTTATCATAATCAAGAACGGCGGCGGTGGTTCCATAATTTTGAAAATCAAGACCAAACTCTGCAGCACGCTCTGTAAAAGTCTCATCACCATTATTTATAAAAAGCTCGTCGTGTCCTTGGAAATTATTTATCCCTACTACGGAACGCACATAGATATCTAACAGTCCATCTGAGTTTGCGTCAAACATTATTGTTCCCGTATTCCAAGAGCTTTTTCCTGCTACACCAGCACTAGCCGAGATATCTTTAAACGTAAGATCACCATTATTGAGGTAGAGCTTATTTTTCACTTGATTTCCAGAGAGGTAGATATCTGGTAACCCATCATTGTTAATATCTCCTACAGCGGTGCCACCACCATTGTAGAAGTACAAGTAGTCGAGTATGTTGAGACTATCTGTCTCTGTGAGATTGTTTGAAAAAGTGATTCCAGTACTCGTGCTGGTAGGGTTTGAAAATAGCCCAGGTGCTTCTTGTACTGGTTGATGGGTACAACCAATGAGCAGATAACACAGACTTAATAGAACTCCCCACTTCATGAATTACTTGTTTGCTGTGAAAATTCTAGGTTTTCCATCATTAATCGCTGATACGAGAAATATATTGCCTTGAGCATCTTTAAATGATTCTAGATGTTTCATTTCTTCGCGAACAAAGAAGCCAGTGTCTGTATAATCTTGCCATTCAAAATTTGCTTTACCATCACCCAGTAACACATGAGCATATCCCGCATCAAGTTGGGAGTATTGAGGTTTGAATTCAAAATTATTACCTCCCATTAAAATATCAAGATTGCCATCATTATTTACATCTGTACATGTAATACCACAAACACAAGATAGTTGTACTCGGGTAGGTAATGCTTTGATGGTAAAGTTGCCGTTTCCTTCATTTATAGCTATTACAGTCTCGGCTGTATTGACCTCTTTTATAATTGCGTTAGCTAAAATATCCTTAGGAAAAAGTTCATCAATGGATCGCTTTGCATAATCTGATGCTTTGAGATTTTTCTTTTTGAGAGAAACTATTTGTGATGTGATTTCGCTCTTTTGATGTATTGGGAAGTCTTTGCCACCCTCTGAGTAGGTTGTGATTTGTTCTATCGTACCATTTCCATCAAAGTCTGTGATAAACATTTTAAGCGGGCCATCACTTCCAGGTTTGTAATGCACATTTGTTCCATCATTACCAAGTATAAGGTCTAAGTCGCCATCATTGTCAAAATCTGCGCTTTGTATAGCATTCCACCATCCTGCATAAGATGATAGTCCAGTATCTATAACTTTAATGGACTCGCTTGTGATGTTAAATGCAGTAGGAGTTCCCCAGTCTGAAACCGTTATTAATTCTTTATTGTTGTCAGCATCAAGATCTATCCATAGCGCGTCTGTTACCATTCCAGCAGGATTAAGCTGCTTAGAGAGTAGATTGTCTTTAGTGAAATTCCCTTTTCCGTCATTAATTAAGATTGCGTGCGGCGGGTTAATACCGTAAACACCAGCAACGCTTCTACTACCAATGAATAAATCTATATCTCCATCGCCATCAATGTCGTTAGGTGCAATTACAGATGCACTTTGATGTGCAGATGGTAAACTACGTGCATCTTTAAAAGTTCCATTGCCGTTATTTATGTAAAGTCTAGAAATGTAGTAAGCCTCCGCATCTACTTGACCACCTCCAGTGGATACAATAAGATCTAAAAAGCCGTCATTATTTACATCTACAAAAGTGGCTGCTGTGTCTTCAAATAATGCAGCCTTTTCAAAAGTAATTTTACTAGATGGAATAAGATTACCTTTTCCTTTATGAATATAGAGCATGCTAGTTTGCCCTTTTGCTCCACCTATGAAGATATCGTCATTACCATCATTGTCTATATCTCCTATTGCAATTGCAGGTCCTTCTTGAGAAAGTTTCTTGGCAATGAGTCCCTCAAAATCAAAGTCACTATAATTATTCTCTTTGTGAGCAATAAGTGTAGGGTTTGTAATTTCTTTTAGTAATGTAGGCTTATTCTTTTTTACAGGAACATAGGTTTCAGATGCGTCTATGATTGATAAATTGAGCGTTTGGTTTGCTTTTACTTTTGTGAAAAGCTGTGTTTTATCATCAGGCCATATAACGCGAAGTGAGTCTATAGTTGTAGAGCTTCCTAGTCCGATAGTCATATCATGATCCATAGATGACTGGAATCCGCGAGAAGGTATAAGTTCTTGTAATACTGAAAGATTATTGTGGTAGAGTCTTACTGTGGTGCCTACTGCAAACTTGTTTTTGTCACCTCCTTTAAATGTAAGTTTAATATAGTTATGATCCTTATCGACTTTCGTATTGTTTCGGTAAATAAAGGAAGGCATATTTACATTGTTAACCACGATATCGAGATCACCATCATTATCAAGATCTGCGTGAGCGGCACCATTACTCATACTCGGTGTAGCAAGTCCCCAGTCTTTAGATTTATTTTTAAACGTGATATCTTTTTGATTATGATACGCATAATTAGCTAGTGGCTTCACTGGCATTTTATTGATTATAGAATCTACAGGATGTGTTTTTCCAGTAGCTTGACTACGCATAAGTTTATCTGCAAAGAAGTCTACAAAGTCAAGATCTGTGAGGTCATGATTTATTCCATTAGTAACATAAATATCTCTGAATCCATCATTATCCATGTCAAATACGAGTCCAGACCAGCTCCAGTCTGTAGCGTTCACCCCGCTATGATATGCGGTTTCAGAAAACGAACCATTACCATTATTTATCTGTAATGTGTTCTGTATAAATTGTTGGTAGAAATCGTTACGTTGCTTTCGTTTATAAACGTTATATCCATCAAACTCCATAACAGACTTAACGCGTTGCTCATTTTCGGGCAACATATCTGTGATAAAAATATCTTGTAAACCATCGTTATTTATATCAGAAATATCAATTCCCATCGCAGATAGGGATAAGTGAGAGGTCCATTCTTTTATTTCTTCTGTAAATGTTCCATCTTGATTGTTGATGTATAAATAGTCACGCTCAAAGAAATCATTTGAGATATAAATGTCTGGCCATAAATCTTGGTTAATATCAGTAACTACGACACCCAGCCCAAAACCTATTAAGGAACCATAAATGCCTGCCTCTTCACTTACGTCTGTAAATATTCCGCCGTCGTTGCGCATTAGCAAGTCTCCTACGCCTCTAAACTGGCTGCCTACACTTTCCCAGTTTTGGGCACGTTTGTCACGTTGTCCCTTATTTCCTAAGCTACTTACGGGAACGTTACTATTGTTAAGAATATAGACATCAAGATCACCATCTTTATCATAATCAAAAAAGGAAGCTTGGGTTGAAAATCCTGAAGTCGCTAGGTTGTATTCTTTTGCTTTTTCAGTAAAGGTTAGGTCGCCGTTGTTTATATACAAGTCATTGTCATGACTATCTTCTTCGAGGTTTCCTGCATTACTCACATAAATATCAAGAAGGCCATCTGCATTTACATCTGCCATTGTTACTCCTGTAGACCAAGGCTTGTTTCCTTCAATTCCTGCAGATGCTGAAATATCTTCAAATTTAAAATCTCCTTTGTTTAAAAAGAGCTTGTTCTTACCCATATTTGCCGTTAGGTAAATATCTGCTAGGCCATCATTATTAATGTCACCTATAGCAACGCCACCACCATTATAGAAGTTTCGGTATTTAAAAATATTGAAGTCAGATTCATTTTTAATACTATTTATAAAATTAACGCCAGTACTGTCTGAGGGCATCTCCGTAAATAGCGTATCGCTCTCTGACTTTTGGGTTGGGCTAGACTGCTCATCACAAGAAAGTAATAATAGGGGAAGGACTATTAATAAAAGCCCATATTTTTGTAGTGTTTCCATAAAGTTTAGTCGTCTTTTCTTATGAATAATGGGGTGTCATTATTCCTTCCTATAAGGTAATAGGTTGTTCCAGAAATGGTAATTGTTTGTAT
This window harbors:
- a CDS encoding VCBS repeat-containing protein, which translates into the protein METLQKYGLLLIVLPLLLLSCDEQSSPTQKSESDTLFTEMPSDSTGVNFINSIKNESDFNIFKYRNFYNGGGVAIGDINNDGLADIYLTANMGKNKLFLNKGDFKFEDISASAGIEGNKPWSTGVTMADVNADGLLDIYVSNAGNLEEDSHDNDLYINNGDLTFTEKAKEYNLATSGFSTQASFFDYDKDGDLDVYILNNSNVPVSSLGNKGQRDKRAQNWESVGSQFRGVGDLLMRNDGGIFTDVSEEAGIYGSLIGFGLGVVVTDINQDLWPDIYISNDFFERDYLYINNQDGTFTEEIKEWTSHLSLSAMGIDISDINNDGLQDIFITDMLPENEQRVKSVMEFDGYNVYKRKQRNDFYQQFIQNTLQINNGNGSFSETAYHSGVNATDWSWSGLVFDMDNDGFRDIYVTNGINHDLTDLDFVDFFADKLMRSQATGKTHPVDSIINKMPVKPLANYAYHNQKDITFKNKSKDWGLATPSMSNGAAHADLDNDGDLDIVVNNVNMPSFIYRNNTKVDKDHNYIKLTFKGGDKNKFAVGTTVRLYHNNLSVLQELIPSRGFQSSMDHDMTIGLGSSTTIDSLRVIWPDDKTQLFTKVKANQTLNLSIIDASETYVPVKKNKPTLLKEITNPTLIAHKENNYSDFDFEGLIAKKLSQEGPAIAIGDIDNDGNDDIFIGGAKGQTSMLYIHKGKGNLIPSSKITFEKAALFEDTAATFVDVNNDGFLDLIVSTGGGQVDAEAYYISRLYINNGNGTFKDARSLPSAHQSASVIAPNDIDGDGDIDLFIGSRSVAGVYGINPPHAILINDGKGNFTKDNLLSKQLNPAGMVTDALWIDLDADNNKELITVSDWGTPTAFNITSESIKVIDTGLSSYAGWWNAIQSADFDNDGDLDLILGNDGTNVHYKPGSDGPLKMFITDFDGNGTIEQITTYSEGGKDFPIHQKSEITSQIVSLKKKNLKASDYAKRSIDELFPKDILANAIIKEVNTAETVIAINEGNGNFTIKALPTRVQLSCVCGITCTDVNNDGNLDILMGGNNFEFKPQYSQLDAGYAHVLLGDGKANFEWQDYTDTGFFVREEMKHLESFKDAQGNIFLVSAINDGKPRIFTANK
- a CDS encoding VCBS repeat-containing protein, which codes for MKWGVLLSLCYLLIGCTHQPVQEAPGLFSNPTSTSTGITFSNNLTETDSLNILDYLYFYNGGGTAVGDINNDGLPDIYLSGNQVKNKLYLNNGDLTFKDISASAGVAGKSSWNTGTIMFDANSDGLLDIYVRSVVGINNFQGHDELFINNGDETFTERAAEFGLDFQNYGTTAAVLDYDKDGDLDLYLLNHAVHTESSFGHANLRLERNDKTGDKLLRNDGNTFTDVSEEMGIFGGINGYGLGISIADFNQDGYPDIYVGNDFHEDDYYYINEGGLRFRESLKEQFPHTSRFSMGNDASDLNHDGFPDLMSLDMLPEDENVLKASEGDDNIQTQKLRTERFGYHYQFTRNMLFVNQPGYQFQERALSSGVAATDWSWSALFADFNQDGNQDLFISNGIPKRPNNLDFINFISSGKIQNRLNETRLLDNEALNLMPDGASHNYVYQGNEDLVFTDQSGVWIDKKPTVSGASALADLDNDGDLDVVVNNINQEATIYVNQTDTTATFLKLKFKYSKANSLGIGTKVFAYQNGTLQYKEMYTARGFQASSEPVVHFGFKKNTSIDSLRIIWPDNKQQVLYDIPTNQTLSLSPQNTTTFDYSLLQIKSKPLFSKEPNNLGIDYIHKEDAYIDFNRQQLIPYQISDRGPATAIGDINGDGHDDIYFGSSKFIPSAVYTGGNNAFAKAYSKPLQSLLKTEDVTATILNNEIIVGTAGGDFSEMNEALENYYLKVSDTLTMEMSGIRANTSIIITSDYDNDGDKDLFVGNHAVTGDFGKVPASFLLKNDGGKFVEDQDNPLGEIGMVTDAVWTDFNADGATDLIVIGEWMQPLFYKNEDGILKKEEGLDATLNGLWQSIQPFDIDHDGDMDYLLGNWGTNSKFTASTAFPMTMYYSDFDNNGQTETIVTTAKDGNYYPIQNLQELGAQLVFLKKKYANNNDFAGDTVSQIFGEKALRAAQRFEVNTLTSGYLKNEKGIFTFVPFTGALQVAPIMDFVVYDFNGDGNEEAIAGGNYFGTKPYHGRLDSFSGALIASENEVVLGYELGLDFAQKSIRHLDIITVNNISYLLVTFNNEAAQVYNIQIPD